One Coffea eugenioides isolate CCC68of chromosome 2, Ceug_1.0, whole genome shotgun sequence genomic window, GAAAGTTGACTTCATGTAGCATTCAAACCACACGCAGTTGCCATCAGTAAACGCCTCCATTTTTAGTGCACAGCAAAAGAGGCAAACTAATGAGCTGCGCAGGAGGACCCTTCAAAGATGATAGCACAAATGGGCAACGAACAAGCAGCATTACTTGTGGACTTGAAACTATACAATCACACGAGCATTATCTCCACCTTGATCATCAAGTCTTTCACGAATGATCAAAAAAACATGTAAAACTTGCTAAGCTTCTCAAGATATTTTACATAGAAAGTTGAGATTTTACAACCCGGTTTGCACCTACCATCCACACAAACTAAAACCAAGGACTCCGAACAAAGTTAAATTAAAAAGTTCTTCTTCCCTGGGGAATGGAAAAGGAACTTCTAGTAGACAAACTATCTTTGCTGCATCATACAAGGAGAGTACATGGGGCTTTCCTAACAGCAAGTCAAATCATCTGTGCAAAAGAAATGAGACGCCATAGACCGCACTGTCCAGCAATAaagaaaggagaaaaggtatATGCAAGAGACAGGGTCAGCCAAGATGAGAATAAAGTCTGGATCAGCCGGTCTGATCATGAAGCTTAAGAATTCAGATGCCCACGGAATTTTCTAAGCTGCTTTCCTATTGGGTTGTCACACTCTTTGCAAGATTTCGGGGCTGGTCAACATTGTGACCTCGTAGAACAGTTAGATGGTAGGCCAACAACTGCAGGGAAAGAGCAGGGAAAGATTATTATCTGCAGAAGTATCAGCTTTTATAGCAATGAGAAACAAAACCGCAATTCTTGAGAAGGTCtaccaacaaaataaaagaaattttacaGCCTGTACTATAAGCCAAATAGTTATCAAGATGTGTCATAGCTCTTTCCAAAGATGACAAAAACAAAACGAGGAAATCAAAGGTTCAACTGCACAACATAACCAATTGTATATACACTCGCTCAATCAAAAACAATACTCAACCTAAAGTGTTGCAGTAAAATATAGAAGAGTGCAACTATTGGCTCCCTTAGAATCTTTGAGATTGAATTCCCTTTGTAAGACAGTTACCTTAGGGCACGGATAAAATTAACATAGTTCCTGTTGATCATATGGTCTACTTTACCCAGacaaataaaaatcaaagaCTTGCAGAGCTTGCAGACTTTTCATGGTTCTTGGGCTTAATATTCAAGCTGCTCTGAGAGTTGAAATCATTATTAAATAGTTTAACAATTTGGTACCTAAAAGTTCCTAAAAATAGCAGCATTTAGGTTCCCAGATTAAAGAAGATCCATACTGCCAAAATCATCCTTCATCCAACTCAATGAATAGTTAACACAAGAAAAGGTTCCCAATAAAAGTGGGCAATTTACCTGCAATGGAATTACATTAAGTACAGGCTGGAGACAGTCCTCAACATGAGGAACTTCAATTACTCGACAAGATCCACCAACTGATACAGATGCAGAATCTCCTTTCGTGCACATAACTATTAGTCGACCTTTCCTAGCATGAAGTTGCTGAATGACTGATTGTTGTTTGCTGCAGCAAAAGAGATGTTTATGAAACAGATATACTAAACACAAAACCACTAGTTTATCAAAACATTCAACTAACCTGAAACAAGCATCACGAGTAGCAATCACAACAATTGGAAGGTTGTGATCCACTAAAGCTAAAGGTCCGTGTTTCATTTCACCTGCAAGAATTCCCTCACTATGCATAAGAGCAACCTCCTTTACCTTCAAGGCGCCTTCTAGAGCTGTTGCATAATTATATCCTCTTCCAAATACAAGAAGTGATTGTTCATTAATGAGCAGCTCAGCAAGATCTTTCATTTCCTCATCCAGCTTGAGAACCTCTTTCACTTTGCCTACCGTTTTCAAAAGCATAATATAATAGAATTAGATacctcaaaaaataaatactaGAAAGCACACATTTGTAGGCAGAAAAACTAAAGAATGTAGCtgcaatgcaagaaacaagcaAGACGCATACTCGGCAAGTCTAATAGACCATCTATTATTGCTTCTCTCCTTGCTTCATTTGAAATCATGTCTCCTCCAACAGCAAGGGCCAACATTGCCATAACTACAATTTGACTGGTGTATGCCTGTTGATCAAGGCAACAACATAACAAGTCACATAATAgtaaaaccaaaagaaaaaagaatagaagGAAATAAAGCCAAACACAAAGTGCCAATCACTTGCCTTAGTGCTCGCCACACCTATTTCACAACCAGCATTAATATGCACACCGCAGTGGGTTTTCCTAGCAAGCGCACTTCCTACAGTGTTTGTGATTCCAACGCACAATGCACCATTTTCTAAAGCATAATCTAATGCCTGTAAAGTATCAGCAGTTTCACCAGACTGACTGACAAAAACAGCTGTGTCTTCCCTGTATATTGGCCCCTGCCTATCCACTAAATCACTAGCAACCTCCATCGTAACCGGAACACCTGTATACAGGAGAAATCAGTGAAAGAATCAGTTTACCAGATGTCATCATCCATACAGTATAGCAACAGCTAACAATTAGTACCAGAAAGTTCTTCCACAATAGGTCTTGACGCTAAAGCTGCATTATAACTTGTGCCGCAGCCCACAAAGACAATCCTTCTGCTTCTCCTGATAGTCTTTAGATGATCTTTCAGTCCACCTAAAAGCACAGTCTTGGATTTGCATGCCCCTCCACGTATTAGCCTCCCTCTCATTGTCGTAGTTAAAGATTCTGGTTGCTCATGAATCTCTTTCTGCATGTAATGCTTATACTTCCCCTTATTTATTTGCTCAACCTCCATTTCAAGAACAGATAATGCACACTCAACAGAAGCAGGCCTAGCAAGAGTGCCACCACATCTACCCTTGGCATGGTCAAACTTAAAAATAGACACACCTCCATCCTGAATAGTGAAAGTCACAATGGTCATACAATACAAATATTGCATGTCATGAAGAAATGCCATATGTGCATAACACCATTATCTATGCATGTGAAAACCATCCATCAAAATTTCCCAAAAAGTTAATAtcaaaatatacatatacatatactaaACTGGGAAATCAATTTAACTACTGAAGAATAACATACCTTTAGATGAATAACATCCCCATCCTCGATTACCAAAACCTTTTTTGTGTGTTCAACAAGTGCATTTGCATCACTTGCAAAAAACAATTCCCGGGGTTGCTGATTGTTTGAAAGAAATTTTGCATCATTAAATGATGCTCCGATGCTGCCCTCATCTTCAAGGTCCTGCTTGCAAATTCATTCACAAAAAAAACAGGTCATCAACATGGAGAAGAATAGGGCAACAAAATCATGTTTAAATATCTGTAtctcctttttatttttccaatttccCTCTGTCATCCCCATGGAGCACCTAATGTCAAGGCAAACTGTTTTATGTATTTTTACAAATTCATTTTGTGGATAAAGTGCATGATTGGGAATAGATATGTCTCATTTAGTAGTGCTAAAGTAGACAAACTCAGCAAGTGTGTGAAATGGCAACAGATCTTCACTTTGTGCAGACAATAATTATCTCTAGGGTAAGTCCTCTAGTGTTTTTATATTGGTTGGAACAATCAGACAAATTTGGGAAAGAAATATTAAGAGGCCAAGGAATTTAAAGACCGAAAATTTAGAAGTAAAAAGCAGAATGTGAGCTTATCATAACCTTGTTATCTGCtagagaagaaaatgaagattaATCAAGCAAGAGTTCAATGAGCAGTAAATGGTTAAGGAATATACAGGGACTATATATTGGGGGCCAaggaaaatcaaggagaaataTAACACATCACTGTAATCAATAACAATTTCTCACCTTTTATCACCAACATAAAGATGAACTCTAAAGTGTTTCCAGTTCTCTTACAGCATCTTTCCTAGAAAAATAGGTAATATGTGCTTTCCTATAACTATTGACATATTATTTGCTGTCTAACACATAATGATTACTTGAACTTCCAATCTAATATGGCAATTCAAATGATGACCCAAAACTAGCAGTCCATTGAATTTATTTGAAGAGTTCCATTTCATTTGCGTCCAAGACcttgaaaagaaagaagaagaaaaagaaaacagtaATACTGCTTTGCTGCTTGAAGACAGTAAGAAAAGATTAACAGGATAACTTCATCTCACATTTCAAATGAATTAATAATATCAGATCAGGTAACTGATATTCATTGTCCTAAAAGTTGTATACATAAGTTTTTGTTGCGTAAAATTGTGAACTCCAAGACGATATTAACAGAACAAAGATTTATCAACAAATAGTTCACCAAGCACACTGTGCAGGATCAAAATTTACTCgtcaaaatccaaaatacatatacTTACTTTTACACCAAGGAGCAATGGACTACCACGTTTACAAGCAATTAATTCATTTGGATAATGTCGACTTTTGAATATAAGAGCATAAGCTCCTTCCAAATGCCGCATCACTTCGAGCACAACTTGACTGAAAGTCACACTTTGATCACCTGAagcaaaacattcaaataatgATTACATTACAGGTTACATAAATATGCTTTAgagaaataaagctaaaatcaacgTGTCCAGTTTCTTTACCAAAAAAAGACAACAAAAGTTTGGCAAAAGATGTAAGTCAACACACTTATGATATTATCTGTCAAACTCTCATAGTAAAAATCAATTTTAAATgcatgaagaaaaaaaatgaaatgcaaactCAGGGCAAGTTCCAACAGGGAAAGCGACGAGGAACAGATGTCCAAATACAGAGGTATACCATCCAGGGCAAGAATCTGACCAAATGAACTGACGCACCATATGACGTCAGATTACGTAGCCTCTATCAAACAATTCACTCATGATCTAAATCTAAATTATCAGTTTGCAAATTCCCCCTTGACATAAAACCAAATAACCTAACCAAGAATTTGAAGAGGGACAACAACCACAAAAAGGGATCAGCTGCAGATACtcaaaatttagcatttacattttttcctttttctaatgTCTTTTCAGCTAACTTATTTAAAAAATTCTCTCATGGTACTAACAGCCAGATACAACAATGTAGTGTCAAATCTTATTTAATTTAGATTCTGCATGTCGCCTATCAAAATCAACCAAAGTGGTAAAGACATGTGGTGTAGTTCAGCTTCTCTCTTTTTGTCCATTATCTGAAACATAGCACCTGCAGACCAAGCAAACAAGAAATAACCCACATAACATGTGTGGGAACATATTCAATCAATCACATAACAGGTGTAACATAGAAAACCAATAATATGGTATGGTGTAATAATTTAACAGCTACATCACTTGACTGCATGTTAGTTTCTCATAGGGGTTAAGATAATCATTAAGTAGTGGAGTAAATGAAATCTCGTGATCTTTCAtaggcaaaaaaaataaaaactaaaagttCCCCATGACCTCATTCTTTTCACTACACTATTCAGCAGCAGAGCTCTTCAGATTTTACTTCGTATCACCTACCAACTCAATCCTTATCAGGTGCAAACAACCAGCTACTTAAAAGTCATAGAAAGTTCACCAAACATTTCTCAACATCTCTAGCTAACTTGATGAAGCATTAGATTTTCCATTAGTAAAGCCATAATACAAACAACATGTATCAATTGTATAAATTTTCAGAAATGACCAAAAACTCAATGGCAACAAATTTAACTACCTAGATCAGTCTTCAAATAATTTGCTTACAATAAAAAGAGTAAAAGACTAATTCCACATTTGTGTCCATAAACTGCGCCAAAAGGGAAGAAAATGTAGAGAAACAAAGAAAGCATGGCTTCCCCAAACCAATATTCCTTAAGACTGACAGATGTACATGGAATTGAATGCAGCATCTTGACCAAAGTTGACATCAACAACCACAAGACATTTACTAGCATGATGCTGAAAGGTCGAgtcaaaggaaaataaaacaggacaaaatgaaaaaagtcAAAGACATTTACGAGCATAGCCAAGAAGACTAAATcgtaaataaaaataaaacaggACAAAAAAGATAACCAATAGAATAGAAGAGGAACTACATGGTGCAAATTATTCGCATTCATCAAGGAGACCTTACCTTCTTCATTTGCTTTGTCGAAAACAAATTTAGCAAGCTTTGGAATGACTTCCGTATCTGTATCAGATTCAAAGGTGAACCCATGTCGAACTAAGGTCTCTTTTAGTACCTGCAAACAAGGAGCTTCTTCAATGAAGATCGGAGACTAAACTTATAAATAAAAGGTACAGACAAGACTCTACATCTATTCTTTCCTAGAAATATATGAAAGGGAATGCTTCAAAGACATTTTAAAGGTGAAAGCAAGGATGACAAAAATGATTTATTGCAGCATATCACAAAGTTATCAAAGGAGtaaaatgttaaaataattTGAACAACTACAATCTCATATCTTCAGAAACAGCGCAAAGTTCATTTTGTATACTCTATGTCACTAGCAATAAAATCACACCATAACCGAACAAAGAAAATGCAAGCCCATAGAAAGCAGAGGCTGCCAGCATAAAGACAATGAATCAAGGGATTATTGGAGTGCAAAATGGTTCCTTTACATGCGGGAAGTTGACATGCCACTTTTAGACATTAATAGAGCAATACAAATTCAGCTGCTAATAACACAAGCATAGACACATCTAGAAACTTCTAGTGAAAAACTCTACAATTTCTCAAGAAATCTAACTTCTGAAAATCTCCAATGCCTTTGTTTCAAACAATTTATTGGACTGATATCTTTTCTGTATTCTTATAGAGTGTACTCCATCCTCTCACTACTTTGACTTCTTTTACCATCCACCAGTCTACACTGAGCTACCAAAAGCATCATATGTCTGCTGTGGCTATCAATCATGTAATATTCACGTTCAATGCATGAGAGTGAAAGAACTCACACTCATATCAGTCTAAACGGATTAAAGATGAGAAATTTATAACCACTCAAAGACGCTTATTGACCTTGCAACTATAAAGTGTACAATAACGATTACTAACTCTATTAACTAACTACATGATTGCAGGCCCTCAATGACAAATTGCGGTAATGGGAAAAATCCTCAACAAAGAAGCCTATTTCATATTTCATGAACTTAATATATATGCTAATTTAAAAATATTACTTTGTTTCACTTTTTGAACTCCAATATTTAGATTTCACATTACAACTGTCATTTCGTTGGACGAACCTACCATTATCACTAATGATAACAGTGCAGAAGAAAAGCAGCTTCAGGACGTGTGAGAAATGACTCtttaatccaaaaattaaaGGTACTCATGATAAAACATCAGCCAAGAGAGCAAAAGCAGGCATCTTTTTCATGAAACTGCACTAATTTGAAACAATCAAACAACTAACTGTGCAGTGAACATGAGTGAATAGAAATTTAGGGAAATGAGAAACCTCATAATTCGTGATAATGCCATTGTGGACAACAAGAAAATCATTTCCAGCACCAGAGCTCTGAGGGTGACTATTTCTTGGAGCTGGCTCACCATGCGTAGCCCATCGAGTGTGTGCAATGCCAGCATGAATAGCAAATGGTTCTTCCAAATTTAACTCTGTCTCAGCAACCTCTGCAATCACAAAAATC contains:
- the LOC113761612 gene encoding glutamine--fructose-6-phosphate aminotransferase [isomerizing] 2, with amino-acid sequence MCGIFAYLNYNVNRERRYILEVLFNGLRRLEYRGYDSSGISIDSSSFKTPAGSGSNSNSNVAPPPLVFRKEGKIESLVKSVYQEVAETELNLEEPFAIHAGIAHTRWATHGEPAPRNSHPQSSGAGNDFLVVHNGIITNYEVLKETLVRHGFTFESDTDTEVIPKLAKFVFDKANEEGDQSVTFSQVVLEVMRHLEGAYALIFKSRHYPNELIACKRGSPLLLGVKDLEDEGSIGASFNDAKFLSNNQQPRELFFASDANALVEHTKKVLVIEDGDVIHLKDGGVSIFKFDHAKGRCGGTLARPASVECALSVLEMEVEQINKGKYKHYMQKEIHEQPESLTTTMRGRLIRGGACKSKTVLLGGLKDHLKTIRRSRRIVFVGCGTSYNAALASRPIVEELSGVPVTMEVASDLVDRQGPIYREDTAVFVSQSGETADTLQALDYALENGALCVGITNTVGSALARKTHCGVHINAGCEIGVASTKAYTSQIVVMAMLALAVGGDMISNEARREAIIDGLLDLPSKVKEVLKLDEEMKDLAELLINEQSLLVFGRGYNYATALEGALKVKEVALMHSEGILAGEMKHGPLALVDHNLPIVVIATRDACFSKQQSVIQQLHARKGRLIVMCTKGDSASVSVGGSCRVIEVPHVEDCLQPVLNVIPLQLLAYHLTVLRGHNVDQPRNLAKSVTTQ